CCCCGCGCACCTCCCCGGCTCCGCTCCGCGTCCCGtcgtcctccctcccctccccagccccccacGCCGCCCCGGCTGCTCCCGCCAACCCGCGGCGCTGGACCTCGGCGGCTCCCGGCGGCGCCCGAGCCCGCTGCGACCCCGAGCCGCCGCTCCCCGACCCCCCGCGGGACCCCGGCACGCGCGCGCGGCCAGTGCCTCCGGGCTCTCCGGTCCCCGGACCCGCGGCCACTGTCGCAAACCGGTCGGGCCCGCCCCGAGCGCGTCACGACTCCCGCAGCCAATCCCGCGGGCAGGGGCGCCGCCTCGGCTGCAGAGCTTGATTTGCAGAGGTGCTGGTTCTCCTACCCGGCCGCCGGTCTCCGCAGCTGCACGTTGTTGCTCCGGCTCTCGGCGATCAGCGGCTGCGCGGGGCCTCGAACTGGGCGTCTTAAAAGCCATCCGCCTGCTCTGACCGCTCCAGGAGTTGGATTTGGACCCTTTAGAGTACCGGAGGCGTTGGCGATTTGGTGTGCTTGTTTTAGTCTGTACTACATGCACAAGTAGAGGTCCTGGTTGACATAAACAGGAAGAAATGGTGCTAAGCTATTTCTTCGGCTGGTCCTGTGAGGGTGCTGTCTAAGCACGTTTGCTGTCACAGGCTAGAGCTTCGCGCCTTGGGCCTCTTTGGAGTCTTGGGGCTTAGAGAGCTGGATGGAAGTGGACAGGCTGCACATTTAGGGTCCTTCATAAACACTGAAAACCAAATCGCTACGTGGGATTGTCCCGACACTGTAATACCTAGATTCAAGGGAGCTCTGAAAGTGTTAGAATACAGGAGACGCTCAGTTGACTCAGTTGAAGCGGTAGAAGCCACGCAACGCTTAGAATCTAGACACGGGTTCCAGGGCCACGCAACAGTTTAGAACAAGGAACGGAATACGCAAAGAATTTCCAGCGCTGAGCACACCTaagtattataattatatatatatatattcccatcTGCCAATCATTATACTTACTTTACAAATTAGCTGTTTACTCTGGACTTTTCCTTAACAACAGCAATACTTCATAATCCAGCACCCAATTCTATTAAACGGTCCACTGGTCCAACAAATAACTTCATCCACTTGTACTCGGCTATATTCAACCAAATATATTTGAGGCTTTCACCTGTAATCCTTCAACGGCTGGAGTTCCAGATCActctacatagcaagaccctgatctcaaaatcaatatataaataaatacatttatactTCGAAAATCTGCTATGTGCCTAACAACTATCCATCAGAATAACACAATAATTAAGGGCTTGGGCAACGATCCCAAAAGACAAACTTTGATGCTTTAATACCAAAATTGAAACACAGGACAATCAAAATCCCTAAAAAGTCTAAAAGTCTGAAAGGTCAAAATTCTGGAAAGATAAttctggaaaaacaaataaagactttaaataaatatattttaaaatatcttcgaGAAACGAGAGAACATTTCATAGACAACTTTTTACAGTAAAATAGACAATAACATCCATATTCTGAAATTATATACTCTCCATGTATACCAACAAGCGTACTCTCTATTAAATGTCCacctcttctgtgctatgctacgagagagagagagagagagagagagagagagagagagagaatgtgtagaAAGCTCTCTACACACTCATCTATAGGTCACAAATTGGGCAGAAATAGTTCTGGTGACTGAACAGAGTAAGTATCTTCTTGTTCTACTCTGCATACAATCGTTTTCAAACCAGTAACTTCGCTGGTTTCCTCTGGCAAATGGTACTTTGGTTCACTAAAActtcgggggctggagagactgctcaccAGTTAAGCGTGCTGAGGACCCGtgtttgtttcccagcatccacatgggggATCACAAATATCTCTAACTCCAATTAGAGAAAAATGacgagagagtgtgtgtgtgtttgcacaaaCGTGTGCTTCCAGCCAAGAAAGCCAGGGAGAGTGTCAATTCCCTTAGTAACAGAGTTATAAGCAGCTGTGAGCCGCCCACCATGGGTGCCGGGTCCTTGCAGAGGACATTAGGCTGTCTTAGCGTCCTCCGAAAGAATATCAAGCACCTTTAACTGATTAATCACCTCTTCAGCTTCCCAAACAACATATTTTGAAactaaaatttttgttgttgctgaagCCCATGGCCAGCTCCATCGCCAGAATTAAATTTTCTAGTCCTGATACAAGAGCCTCTTTCCTTGGGAACTGCAATTTTTAAAATCTGGCTTTCGTGGTGATTTAAGTTAAAATGGCCCCGCAGGCTCATAGGCAGTGGCAGTCTTCGGAGTTGTGGTCCAGTTGGAGGAAATGTATCCCTGGGGGAGGCTTTTCAGATGCTCTGGCAAGGTCtggtgtcactctctcttcctgcccctgccAATCAGGAGGTAGAATTCTCAGCTTCCTCTCTAGCACGTCTGCCTAcacgccaccatgcttcccaccagataatggactaaacctctgaactgtaagacaGCCCCCAATCAAATGTTTTCCTTAGTAAGAATTGCTTACTAAGAAttgtggtcctggtgtctcttcacagccatagaaaccctaactaagacagcctaATGTTTCAGAACTTGGCAAACCTTTTCAGACTATAACTGGGGGATTATAGTTTTGGTCATTTGGATTATATGATCAGCACCAGGGCAACACATAAGCATGGGCATAGTCTTGAGgctgaagaagacagagaaaacacatAGTCACAATCTAGGGAAAGGACAATGCACCAACACAGGCTTTAAAGTTAATGGCATTTCATCATTTCACAAtagaagatgcacctagtcttAGTCTTAGtcttgcaacttgatatgccaaggtgggcCGATACCTATGAGAGGCCTCcctcttct
This Meriones unguiculatus strain TT.TT164.6M chromosome 21, Bangor_MerUng_6.1, whole genome shotgun sequence DNA region includes the following protein-coding sequences:
- the LOC132649779 gene encoding basic proline-rich protein-like produces the protein MARALEGPGNPDGATVTPGGRGRSAPAPPSSSPAAAAGSEREQTALGRRPAGRPRPPPAAASPRGASPRSARRGPSFPGAGGRARSCGAGAPAHLPGSAPRPVVLPPLPSPPRRPGCSRQPAALDLGGSRRRPSPLRPRAAAPRPPAGPRHARAASASGLSGPRTRGHCRKPVGPAPSASRLPQPIPRAGAPPRLQSLICRGAGSPTRPPVSAAARCCSGSRRSAAARGLELGVLKAIRLL